One region of Streptomyces leeuwenhoekii genomic DNA includes:
- a CDS encoding glycosyltransferase, with translation MGQTAHVSAVVWTAAVSLAAWVWLLLGQGFFWRTDVRLPPRREPAVWPPVCVVVPARDEAAVLPASLPSLLAQDYPGRAEVFLIDDGSSDGTAELARALARRHGGLPLTVDSPGGEPPAGWTGKLWALRHGIGLARARAPEYLLLTDADIAHAPDSLRHLVAAARTGGFDLVSQMARLRVRSRWERLVVPAFVYFFAQLYPFRRVGRKSARTAAAAGGCVLLRAEAADRARVPEAIRHAVIDDVALARAVKDGGGHIWLGLAERVDSVRPYPRLHDLWRMVSRSAYAQLRHHPLVLAGTVAGLALVYLVPPAALVAGAAAGDTAAAVLGGLAWLVMTGTYLPMLRYYRQPPWLAPLLPFTASLYLLMTVDSAVRHYRGRGAAWKGRTYARPDAVPDEG, from the coding sequence GTGGGGCAGACTGCGCACGTGAGCGCCGTTGTGTGGACCGCTGCCGTATCACTCGCCGCATGGGTGTGGCTGCTGCTCGGCCAGGGCTTCTTCTGGCGCACGGACGTCAGGCTGCCACCGCGCCGGGAGCCGGCGGTGTGGCCGCCGGTGTGCGTGGTGGTGCCGGCCCGCGACGAGGCCGCGGTCCTGCCGGCGAGCCTGCCGTCGCTGCTCGCGCAGGACTACCCGGGGCGGGCGGAGGTCTTCCTGATCGACGACGGCAGCTCGGACGGCACCGCGGAACTCGCCCGCGCGCTGGCGCGGCGCCACGGCGGACTGCCGCTCACGGTGGACTCGCCCGGCGGTGAGCCGCCCGCGGGCTGGACCGGCAAGCTGTGGGCGCTCCGGCACGGCATCGGGCTGGCACGCGCGCGTGCCCCCGAGTACCTGCTGCTGACGGACGCCGACATCGCCCACGCTCCGGACAGCCTGCGCCATCTGGTGGCGGCGGCCCGCACCGGCGGCTTCGACCTCGTGTCGCAGATGGCCCGGCTGCGGGTGCGCAGCCGGTGGGAGCGGCTCGTCGTGCCGGCCTTCGTCTACTTCTTCGCGCAGCTCTACCCGTTCCGCCGGGTCGGCCGGAAGAGCGCGCGGACCGCCGCCGCGGCGGGCGGCTGCGTGCTGCTGCGGGCCGAGGCCGCCGACCGGGCGCGCGTCCCGGAGGCGATCCGGCACGCGGTCATCGACGACGTGGCGCTCGCGCGGGCCGTCAAGGACGGCGGGGGCCACATCTGGCTGGGGCTGGCCGAGCGGGTCGACAGCGTGCGCCCGTATCCGCGGCTGCACGACCTGTGGCGGATGGTGTCGCGCAGCGCCTACGCCCAGTTGCGCCACCATCCGCTCGTGCTGGCCGGGACGGTCGCCGGGCTGGCGCTGGTGTATCTGGTGCCGCCGGCGGCTCTCGTCGCGGGCGCGGCCGCCGGCGATACGGCGGCGGCGGTCCTCGGCGGCCTGGCGTGGCTGGTGATGACGGGAACGTACCTGCCGATGCTGCGGTACTACCGGCAGCCGCCGTGGCTCGCTCCCCTGCTGCCGTTCACCGCGTCGCTGTATCTCCTGATGACGGTCGACTCCGCCGTGCGGCACTACCGGGGGCGGGGCGCGGCCTGGAAGGGCCGTACGTACGCGCGTCCGGACGCCGTGCCGGACGAGGGCTGA
- a CDS encoding glutamate racemase, whose amino-acid sequence MKIALMDSGIGLLAATAAVRRLRPDADLVLSLDPDGMPWGPRTPEDLTERALAVAEAAAAHRPDALIVGCNTATVHALPTLRARLEPGIPVIGTVPAIKPAAAGGGPVAIWATPATTGSPYQRGLIRDFADGVPVAEVPCPGLADAVERADETAIDAAVAAAAARTPDGVTTVVLGCTHYELVAERIRAAVQRPGSPPLVLHGSAGAVAAQALRRIGARPEPGAPAEGGLTVLLSGRPGPLPAAALAYEEGRLLEAAAPAR is encoded by the coding sequence GTGAAGATCGCGCTCATGGACTCCGGAATCGGGCTGCTGGCGGCCACCGCCGCGGTGCGGCGTCTGCGACCCGACGCCGATCTCGTGCTCTCCCTGGACCCCGACGGGATGCCCTGGGGCCCGCGGACCCCCGAGGACCTGACGGAACGCGCCCTGGCCGTCGCCGAGGCCGCCGCCGCCCACCGGCCGGACGCCCTGATCGTCGGCTGCAACACGGCGACCGTGCACGCGCTGCCGACCCTGCGCGCCCGTCTCGAACCCGGCATTCCGGTCATCGGCACCGTTCCGGCGATCAAGCCCGCCGCGGCCGGCGGCGGCCCCGTCGCGATCTGGGCGACGCCCGCGACCACCGGCAGCCCCTACCAGCGCGGGCTCATCCGCGACTTCGCCGACGGCGTCCCGGTCGCCGAGGTGCCCTGCCCCGGACTCGCCGACGCCGTCGAACGCGCGGACGAGACGGCGATCGACGCCGCCGTCGCGGCGGCCGCCGCCCGGACCCCGGACGGAGTGACGACCGTCGTCCTGGGCTGCACCCACTACGAGCTCGTCGCCGAGCGCATCCGGGCCGCCGTGCAGCGCCCCGGCTCCCCGCCCCTCGTGCTGCACGGCTCCGCCGGGGCCGTCGCCGCCCAGGCGCTGCGCCGGATCGGTGCCCGGCCCGAGCCCGGCGCCCCGGCCGAGGGCGGCCTGACCGTGCTGCTCAGCGGACGGCCGGGCCCGCTGCCCGCCGCCGCCCTGGCCTACGAGGAAGGCCGGCTGCTGGAGGCCGCCGCCCCCGCCCGGTGA